One Neisseria sp. Marseille-Q5346 genomic region harbors:
- a CDS encoding XRE family transcriptional regulator gives MSLIFTGNIRKLISEKDLTIAEFAEAINEKLSRVNDVLSGKQRPPFDMVEKILTTFDIDANWLITGKNSSSKNPDEQKNYSEEHEYDYVPMFDVEVSAGNGAAAYGATEPAMHLAFRKDWLKSRGLFAKDLNCVVARGDSMEPTINSKDTLLVDTSKNNPRDGQIYVIRSGDTLWVKRIQKQIGGSLLLISDNDTYPPMSLTLADHPDIQVIGQVVQISKDLS, from the coding sequence ATGAGTTTGATTTTTACTGGAAATATTCGCAAGTTGATAAGCGAAAAAGACCTGACAATTGCAGAATTTGCTGAAGCGATTAATGAAAAACTGTCGCGTGTGAATGATGTTTTAAGCGGAAAACAACGTCCGCCATTTGATATGGTAGAAAAAATCCTGACAACTTTTGATATTGACGCAAATTGGTTGATTACAGGAAAGAATAGTTCTTCTAAAAATCCAGATGAGCAAAAGAATTATTCCGAAGAACATGAATACGACTACGTCCCGATGTTTGATGTTGAGGTGTCTGCAGGCAACGGTGCAGCCGCCTATGGCGCAACCGAACCGGCCATGCACTTGGCGTTCCGCAAAGACTGGCTCAAATCACGCGGCCTGTTTGCAAAAGACCTCAACTGCGTGGTGGCACGCGGCGACAGCATGGAGCCGACCATCAACAGCAAAGACACGCTATTGGTCGACACCAGTAAAAACAACCCGCGCGACGGCCAAATTTATGTGATTCGTTCCGGCGACACGCTGTGGGTGAAGCGCATCCAAAAACAGATTGGCGGCAGCCTGCTGCTGATTTCCGACAACGACACCTACCCACCGATGTCGCTGACCTTGGCAGACCACCCCGATATTCAGGTCATCGGGCAGGTGGTTCAAATCTCAAAAGACCTGAGCTAA
- a CDS encoding TraR/DksA family transcriptional regulator, with amino-acid sequence MTDFADRASEREAIFLAASLAKHQLPSETTASLSHCEDCGAPIPKARQQAVKGCTRCVVCQEYFEHGWP; translated from the coding sequence ATGACTGATTTTGCCGACCGCGCATCCGAACGCGAAGCCATCTTTCTCGCAGCATCACTGGCAAAGCATCAACTGCCGTCTGAAACCACCGCCAGCCTCAGTCATTGTGAAGATTGCGGTGCGCCGATACCAAAAGCAAGACAACAGGCAGTCAAAGGCTGTACACGCTGCGTTGTCTGCCAAGAATATTTTGAACACGGATGGCCATAA
- a CDS encoding AAA family ATPase, which yields MKQTFKQIGKSYATAAAEIGCSKPMLVAVVNHGQWPKKNAAELRRKLKQFFEKNGAEIPASLRNEPETAPAQATYEDKDNEMLLRKATLNQAAKQHFGLFRDPFNDEIQSADDVYMTSDVRYVREAMFQTACHGGFVAVVGESGAGKSTLREDLQDRINREGRQIVLIEPYVLAMEDNDQKGKTLKAVHIAEAILEAVAPGTSPKRSPEARFRQIHRALTESAKAGNKHLLLIEEAHGLPLPTLKHLKRFFELKNGFERLLGIVLIGQTELAQKLSENNPAVREVVQRCEVVTLLPLTDGKLEGYLKHKFARVGADVSKILNQSAVDAVAERLTVKSRTSKGIEQNSLLYPLAVNNLVAAAMNQAAELGFELVDGDVVRGV from the coding sequence ATGAAGCAGACATTTAAACAAATCGGCAAATCCTACGCAACCGCCGCTGCCGAAATCGGCTGCAGCAAGCCAATGCTGGTAGCGGTGGTCAATCACGGGCAATGGCCGAAAAAAAACGCAGCCGAGCTGCGAAGGAAATTGAAACAATTTTTTGAAAAGAATGGTGCGGAAATCCCAGCGAGCCTGAGAAACGAGCCGGAAACCGCACCTGCCCAAGCAACTTACGAAGACAAGGACAATGAGATGTTACTACGAAAAGCAACCCTGAACCAAGCCGCAAAACAGCATTTTGGATTATTCCGCGACCCGTTCAACGATGAAATCCAGTCGGCAGACGATGTGTATATGACGTCAGATGTGCGTTATGTACGTGAGGCAATGTTTCAGACGGCCTGTCATGGCGGTTTTGTGGCAGTGGTCGGTGAAAGCGGCGCGGGTAAATCTACACTGCGCGAAGACCTGCAAGACCGTATCAACCGCGAAGGCCGTCAGATTGTGTTGATTGAGCCTTATGTGCTGGCAATGGAAGACAACGACCAAAAGGGCAAGACACTCAAAGCGGTACATATCGCTGAGGCAATTTTGGAGGCGGTTGCGCCTGGAACAAGCCCGAAACGCAGTCCGGAGGCTCGTTTCCGCCAAATCCATCGCGCTCTGACTGAAAGCGCAAAAGCCGGTAACAAGCACCTGCTGCTGATTGAAGAGGCTCATGGCCTGCCTCTGCCGACCCTGAAACACTTGAAACGCTTTTTTGAGCTGAAGAACGGTTTTGAACGACTGCTCGGCATCGTCTTAATCGGACAGACGGAGTTGGCGCAAAAGCTCAGCGAAAACAATCCTGCTGTGCGCGAGGTGGTGCAACGTTGCGAGGTGGTTACCCTCCTGCCTCTGACTGACGGCAAGCTGGAAGGTTATTTGAAACACAAGTTTGCCCGGGTCGGTGCAGATGTTTCAAAAATCTTGAACCAAAGTGCAGTGGATGCAGTAGCGGAACGTTTGACTGTTAAGAGCAGAACGAGCAAAGGGATTGAACAGAACAGCCTGCTCTATCCTCTGGCCGTCAATAATCTTGTGGCTGCGGCGATGAATCAGGCGGCGGAATTGGGTTTCGAGCTTGTTGATGGCGATGTGGTGCGAGGTGTGTGA
- a CDS encoding DUF3486 family protein, with the protein MAQRSSIEKLPEAVRHEFERKLVENGFSDYQAIAEWLQDQGYEISRSAAHRYGQKVQRRFAAIKSSTEAARLIAEGAADEGDTRSEALVAMVQSELFEAMLEIGEMEDLSAVDRFSMVAKAAKNIATLTSASTRLKEYQAKVKAKVQAAAEDVAKQAKKGGLSEESVEAIRKHILGIAS; encoded by the coding sequence ATGGCGCAACGCAGCAGCATTGAAAAACTCCCCGAAGCCGTCCGACATGAATTTGAACGGAAGCTGGTAGAAAACGGTTTTTCAGACTACCAAGCCATTGCTGAATGGCTGCAAGACCAAGGCTATGAAATCAGCCGCTCAGCCGCCCACCGCTACGGCCAAAAAGTGCAACGTCGTTTTGCTGCCATCAAATCCAGCACCGAAGCCGCGCGACTGATTGCCGAAGGCGCGGCCGATGAAGGTGACACCCGTAGCGAAGCATTGGTTGCAATGGTGCAGTCCGAATTATTTGAAGCCATGTTGGAAATTGGTGAAATGGAAGACTTATCGGCTGTAGACAGGTTTAGCATGGTTGCGAAAGCGGCCAAAAATATCGCTACTCTAACATCAGCCAGCACTCGCCTGAAAGAGTATCAGGCCAAGGTCAAAGCCAAAGTACAGGCAGCTGCCGAAGACGTGGCCAAGCAGGCTAAGAAAGGCGGCTTGTCGGAAGAGTCGGTCGAGGCCATCCGCAAGCATATTTTAGGGATTGCATCATGA
- a CDS encoding DNA-binding protein, whose translation MNAEKVKEGFRKRGETIKSWCDERGYDPTYVSRILNGTIKANRGKAHEIAVELGIKAKSEAEKRSA comes from the coding sequence GTGAATGCAGAAAAAGTGAAGGAAGGTTTCCGCAAACGAGGCGAAACCATCAAATCTTGGTGCGACGAGCGGGGGTACGACCCGACATATGTGTCGCGGATTTTAAACGGCACGATTAAAGCCAATCGCGGCAAAGCGCATGAAATCGCAGTGGAGCTGGGAATAAAGGCCAAATCGGAAGCAGAGAAACGGAGCGCGTGA
- a CDS encoding terminase family protein, protein MRPSEIRTPSEDRTPAVLLPYQQAWCADQSPVKLCEKSRRIGLSWGEAADTALLAASAKGMDAWYIGYNKDMALEFIRDCAGWAKHYQLAAGEIEETEEVFVEGDDRQAVLAFVIRFASGFRITALSSRPSNLRGKQGRVIIDEAAFHEQLGELLKAAMALLMWGGQVHIISTHDGVDNPFNELINDVRAGKKPYSVHRITFDEAVEQGLYRRICLRLGKDWTPQGEAAWCKEIRDFYGEDASEELDCIPKNGGGKWLNRALIESRMTPYTPVIRYDQTDDFGLLPEPRRAAEVADWIADTLQPLLDGLDKTRVSFVGEDFARSGDRTVIVPLLQSQDLILKPPFVLELGNMPFAQQEQIMQHLLAKLPNLRGAALDARGNGQFLAEAMRDAFGAEVVEAVMLSENWYRTHTAPFKAALEDGTLDGLPRDEDILTDLRAFELVKGVPRIPDTRTKGQDGKKRHGDAAIAFVLAHYASRELNAGPVRVASRRVRRISTYTRGF, encoded by the coding sequence ATGAGGCCGTCTGAAATCCGAACTCCAAGTGAAGACCGCACACCTGCGGTCTTGCTGCCGTATCAGCAGGCATGGTGCGCCGACCAGTCGCCCGTGAAACTATGCGAAAAATCGCGCCGTATCGGTTTGAGCTGGGGAGAAGCTGCCGATACCGCCTTGCTGGCCGCATCCGCTAAAGGCATGGACGCATGGTACATCGGCTATAACAAAGACATGGCCTTGGAGTTTATCCGCGACTGTGCAGGCTGGGCGAAGCATTACCAGCTGGCGGCAGGCGAAATCGAAGAAACCGAGGAAGTGTTTGTCGAAGGCGACGACCGCCAGGCCGTGTTAGCCTTCGTTATCCGCTTTGCTTCCGGCTTTCGCATTACCGCCTTATCCAGCCGGCCGTCCAACCTACGCGGTAAACAAGGCCGCGTGATTATTGATGAGGCGGCGTTCCACGAGCAGCTTGGCGAGTTGCTTAAAGCGGCAATGGCCTTGCTGATGTGGGGCGGCCAGGTGCATATCATCTCTACGCATGACGGCGTAGATAACCCGTTCAACGAGTTGATTAACGATGTGCGTGCAGGTAAAAAACCTTATTCTGTCCACCGCATTACCTTTGACGAAGCGGTTGAACAAGGCTTGTACCGCCGTATCTGTCTGCGTTTGGGCAAGGATTGGACACCCCAAGGCGAAGCTGCGTGGTGTAAGGAAATTCGTGATTTCTACGGTGAAGATGCCAGCGAAGAGTTAGACTGTATCCCGAAAAACGGCGGCGGCAAATGGCTGAACCGTGCCTTAATCGAAAGCCGTATGACCCCATACACGCCGGTTATCCGCTACGACCAGACCGACGATTTCGGCCTGCTGCCCGAACCGCGCCGCGCTGCCGAAGTGGCGGACTGGATAGCCGATACCCTGCAGCCGCTGCTCGACGGCTTGGACAAAACCCGAGTTTCTTTTGTAGGCGAAGACTTTGCCCGCTCGGGCGACCGCACCGTGATTGTGCCGCTTTTACAAAGCCAAGACCTGATTTTAAAACCGCCGTTTGTTTTGGAACTGGGCAATATGCCGTTTGCCCAGCAGGAGCAAATTATGCAGCACCTGTTGGCCAAGCTACCCAATCTGCGCGGCGCAGCCTTAGATGCACGAGGCAACGGTCAATTTTTGGCAGAAGCCATGCGCGATGCGTTCGGCGCAGAAGTGGTGGAAGCTGTGATGCTGTCGGAAAACTGGTACCGCACCCATACCGCTCCGTTCAAAGCCGCCCTCGAAGACGGCACACTCGACGGCCTACCGCGAGATGAAGACATTCTCACCGATTTACGTGCGTTCGAATTAGTCAAAGGCGTGCCTCGTATTCCGGACACCCGAACCAAAGGTCAAGACGGCAAAAAACGCCACGGCGACGCAGCAATTGCCTTTGTCCTTGCCCATTACGCCAGCCGCGAACTCAATGCCGGACCGGTACGCGTGGCCAGCCGCCGTGTGCGCCGTATCAGCACCTATACACGAGGGTTTTAA
- a CDS encoding DUF935 domain-containing protein — protein MKKPHFKLKTNHGNITFKPDDLTGHIAVSRQFLGGFGGWLPNPDPILRKMGKQIYVYRELLRDELVGSFVRRRKAAVARLDWKLSGDEVEDRVLDFVENWLAADVDVYKICKDIMNAAFFGYQPIEIIWQKGSQWLPSEIVAKPQEWFGFNDERELVFTENGLSQEPLPPYKFLCPRHEDDYLNPYGLGDLGLVFWLVTFKRGGMKFWVSFTEKYGAPWLIGKEPRSNTHSDTEKLLDALEALISNSVGTIPNDSSVEIHEASGKSSSVDAFDKLLKECKSGINIALLGQDQTTDKETNHASASAGLEIADDIRDGDRRIVEAAFNELIEWVVELNFGDVACPKFELFENEEAGTKERAERDSMLFNAGVKFTPQYWKRTYGLEDGDIVEEDAIIPTAADFAEGWDGTETDAGLILDTLAPNAGRLNQQGRDLTALLVQDLQRGETENNILDRLAEAFPNMDDSELQDELARVIFLSDLVGRIEAAQEMS, from the coding sequence ATGAAAAAACCGCATTTCAAACTCAAAACCAATCACGGCAACATCACCTTCAAACCCGATGATCTGACCGGCCATATCGCCGTCTCACGCCAATTTTTAGGCGGTTTCGGCGGTTGGTTGCCTAATCCTGACCCGATTTTGCGCAAGATGGGCAAGCAAATCTATGTTTACCGAGAATTGTTGCGCGACGAGCTGGTCGGCAGCTTCGTGCGCCGCCGCAAAGCCGCTGTGGCACGGCTGGATTGGAAACTCAGCGGTGATGAAGTCGAAGATCGTGTATTGGATTTTGTCGAAAATTGGCTGGCCGCTGATGTCGATGTTTATAAGATCTGCAAAGACATCATGAATGCCGCATTTTTCGGCTATCAACCTATCGAAATTATCTGGCAAAAAGGCAGTCAATGGCTGCCGTCTGAAATTGTGGCCAAGCCGCAGGAATGGTTCGGATTCAATGATGAACGTGAGTTGGTTTTTACCGAAAACGGCTTGAGCCAAGAGCCGCTACCGCCTTATAAATTTCTGTGTCCACGCCATGAAGACGACTATCTTAACCCTTACGGCCTAGGTGATTTGGGCTTGGTGTTTTGGCTGGTAACTTTCAAACGCGGCGGCATGAAATTTTGGGTAAGTTTCACCGAAAAATACGGTGCACCTTGGCTCATTGGCAAAGAGCCACGCTCCAATACCCATAGCGACACCGAAAAGTTGCTCGATGCATTGGAAGCCTTAATAAGCAATTCGGTCGGCACGATTCCGAATGATTCCAGTGTCGAAATCCACGAAGCCAGCGGCAAGTCATCATCAGTAGATGCATTCGACAAGCTGCTGAAAGAGTGCAAGTCCGGCATCAACATTGCCTTGCTTGGCCAAGACCAAACCACCGACAAAGAAACCAACCATGCCAGTGCCAGCGCGGGCTTGGAAATTGCCGACGATATCCGTGACGGCGACCGCCGTATTGTTGAAGCGGCGTTTAACGAATTGATTGAATGGGTGGTGGAACTGAATTTCGGCGATGTGGCTTGTCCGAAATTCGAGCTGTTTGAAAACGAGGAGGCAGGCACGAAAGAGCGTGCCGAGCGTGACAGTATGCTGTTCAATGCGGGTGTGAAATTCACCCCGCAATATTGGAAACGCACTTATGGTTTGGAAGACGGCGATATCGTTGAAGAAGATGCCATTATCCCGACCGCTGCTGACTTTGCCGAAGGTTGGGATGGCACAGAAACCGATGCAGGTTTGATTTTAGATACGCTTGCGCCCAATGCAGGCCGTCTGAACCAACAAGGCCGCGACCTGACTGCCTTATTGGTGCAGGATTTGCAGCGCGGCGAAACCGAAAACAATATCCTCGACCGCTTGGCCGAAGCCTTTCCGAATATGGATGACAGCGAACTGCAAGACGAGTTGGCACGGGTGATTTTCTTATCTGATTTGGTCGGCCGCATTGAAGCGGCGCAGGAGATGAGCTGA
- a CDS encoding helix-turn-helix domain-containing protein, which yields MSTKGIRLLRVFKALEAHPIIGISNKEISDGLGLSPTQVSRDLDDLIAEGLVVKLDNGNFAYSVKTLQIAEGFRQQHKRLKARLQEIEQRVY from the coding sequence ATGAGTACCAAAGGCATCCGACTGCTGCGGGTTTTTAAAGCCTTGGAAGCCCACCCGATTATCGGTATCAGTAACAAAGAAATTTCAGACGGCCTCGGCCTCTCACCCACGCAGGTAAGCCGTGATTTGGATGACCTGATTGCCGAGGGCTTGGTGGTAAAGCTGGATAACGGCAATTTTGCTTACAGCGTGAAGACCTTGCAGATTGCGGAAGGATTCCGCCAGCAACACAAACGCCTGAAAGCACGCTTGCAGGAAATTGAACAACGAGTTTATTAA
- a CDS encoding transposase produces MNAGLVERLTEIEAQAALLGRGERSEYLKRSAQDLGVSLATLYRKLESVSVKPSRKRRSDAGKTELKLEEAKLISVVLVEAMRRNGKRLMSVKQAVEMLRANGKIEAARIDEETGEVSPLSENTITRALREYKLHPDQLLQPDPVSRMKSEHPNHCWQIDPSLCVLYYLPRHGKDTGLRVMKEEEFYKNKPKNVVKIEQDRVWRYTGTDHASGTIVARYYFGGETSANLCDFFIFMMQAKEDVHKDPIRGVPRMVMLDPGSANTSSAFKTLCKSLDVHVQINKPGNPRAKGQVEKANDIVETSFESGLRFTEVHDIDQLNALAERWMRYYNGTQIHSRHGMTRYQAWNKIKPEQLILPPPAEYCRELAISAPKEAKVSADLEIRFGGRFYSVKAIQGILVGQKVLVAKNPWEENGARVATFDADGRETWVAVPEVVFDDMGFRADSAVIGEEYKAPGNTATQQHAKELDKMAMGAETLEQAAANRKGKAVPFGGSIDPFKHQEDTLATRNTLYLERGGQQMEYNRMEVAEQVLSKVEIAKLLKPRIEAEGGDWKQAVALITKHYPGGVAASQLEAVFDKLKTAGRLKLHKTG; encoded by the coding sequence ATGAACGCCGGATTGGTAGAAAGACTGACTGAAATCGAGGCTCAAGCCGCTTTGCTTGGACGGGGAGAACGGTCGGAGTATCTGAAACGGTCGGCACAGGATTTAGGGGTATCGCTCGCTACGCTCTATCGGAAATTGGAGTCTGTGAGTGTTAAGCCGAGCCGAAAACGGCGAAGCGATGCCGGTAAAACGGAACTGAAGCTGGAAGAAGCCAAACTGATTTCGGTTGTACTGGTGGAGGCCATGAGGCGCAACGGCAAGCGGTTGATGTCGGTCAAGCAAGCAGTGGAGATGCTGCGAGCCAACGGCAAAATCGAGGCGGCGCGGATTGATGAGGAAACGGGGGAAGTAAGTCCTCTTTCTGAAAACACCATTACCCGGGCTTTACGAGAGTACAAGCTACATCCCGACCAATTACTTCAGCCTGATCCTGTCAGCCGTATGAAATCTGAACATCCGAATCATTGCTGGCAAATCGACCCTAGTTTGTGTGTTTTGTATTACCTGCCGCGACACGGCAAGGATACGGGGCTTAGGGTGATGAAAGAGGAGGAATTCTACAAAAACAAACCTAAAAATGTTGTGAAGATTGAGCAAGACCGCGTGTGGCGTTACACCGGCACCGACCATGCCAGTGGAACGATTGTCGCCCGGTACTACTTCGGTGGCGAGACGAGTGCGAACTTGTGCGATTTCTTCATCTTCATGATGCAAGCCAAGGAGGATGTACATAAGGATCCTATACGCGGTGTGCCGCGCATGGTCATGCTTGACCCGGGAAGTGCGAATACGTCGTCTGCTTTTAAAACGCTGTGCAAGTCGCTTGATGTGCATGTGCAGATCAATAAACCCGGCAACCCCCGTGCCAAAGGTCAGGTAGAGAAAGCCAATGACATTGTGGAAACGTCATTTGAAAGCGGTTTGCGCTTTACCGAGGTGCACGATATCGACCAACTGAATGCCCTGGCAGAGCGTTGGATGCGTTACTACAACGGTACGCAGATTCACAGCCGTCACGGTATGACCCGCTATCAGGCGTGGAACAAAATCAAACCGGAGCAGCTGATCCTGCCGCCTCCTGCGGAATATTGTCGTGAGCTGGCAATCAGTGCGCCAAAAGAAGCCAAGGTATCGGCTGATTTGGAAATACGCTTCGGCGGTCGTTTCTACAGTGTGAAAGCCATTCAGGGCATATTGGTTGGGCAGAAGGTTTTAGTAGCCAAAAACCCTTGGGAAGAGAACGGAGCGCGAGTAGCAACGTTTGATGCAGACGGCCGCGAAACATGGGTGGCTGTGCCGGAAGTGGTGTTTGACGATATGGGCTTCAGAGCCGATTCGGCAGTCATCGGTGAGGAGTACAAGGCACCGGGCAATACTGCTACCCAGCAACATGCGAAGGAACTCGACAAGATGGCTATGGGTGCGGAAACGCTGGAACAGGCCGCAGCCAATCGAAAAGGCAAGGCTGTACCGTTCGGTGGATCTATAGATCCATTCAAGCACCAAGAAGATACGCTCGCTACACGCAATACGCTCTATTTGGAGCGTGGCGGCCAGCAGATGGAATACAACCGGATGGAAGTCGCCGAGCAGGTATTGAGCAAGGTGGAAATAGCGAAGCTGTTGAAGCCGCGTATCGAAGCCGAAGGTGGCGACTGGAAACAGGCTGTTGCGCTCATTACCAAACATTATCCAGGCGGTGTGGCCGCCAGTCAGTTGGAAGCGGTTTTTGACAAGCTGAAAACGGCAGGCCGTCTGAAATTACATAAAACCGGTTAG
- a CDS encoding excalibur calcium-binding domain-containing protein: MKKSYLSALLPALLLLTPSVAMAKSCKDFPTHQVAQKYFQAKKPGWKQLDRDGDGRACDCNPGGQGKKCPKKGKK, translated from the coding sequence ATGAAAAAGTCTTATTTATCTGCTTTATTACCGGCTTTGCTGTTGCTGACACCATCTGTCGCTATGGCCAAAAGCTGTAAAGATTTCCCAACTCATCAAGTCGCTCAAAAATATTTTCAAGCCAAAAAGCCGGGCTGGAAGCAGTTGGATAGAGATGGAGACGGCCGGGCTTGCGACTGCAATCCGGGCGGACAGGGCAAAAAGTGCCCTAAAAAGGGCAAAAAATAA
- a CDS encoding glycoside hydrolase family 108 protein has protein sequence MSDKFNQFIERVLSHEGGYVNHPKDPGGETNWGITKRTAQANGYNGSMRAMTREQAIGIYRQAFWERYHADQMPEAVAFQFFDACINHGHGNAARMLQRAAGVPDDGVIGAVSLKAINSLPENDLLLRFNAERLVFYTKLDTFGSFGKGWIRRVAQNLIHASADNTD, from the coding sequence ATGTCAGACAAATTCAATCAATTCATTGAGCGCGTCCTCTCCCACGAGGGCGGCTACGTCAATCATCCCAAAGACCCCGGCGGCGAAACCAACTGGGGCATCACCAAGCGCACCGCACAGGCAAACGGCTACAACGGCTCCATGCGTGCCATGACCCGTGAGCAGGCAATCGGTATTTACCGTCAAGCATTTTGGGAGCGTTACCACGCCGATCAAATGCCGGAAGCGGTTGCGTTCCAATTCTTCGATGCCTGCATCAACCACGGTCATGGCAATGCTGCCCGTATGCTGCAACGCGCCGCGGGCGTACCGGACGACGGTGTTATCGGAGCAGTCAGCCTCAAAGCCATCAATTCACTTCCTGAAAATGACCTCCTGCTCCGTTTCAACGCCGAGCGTCTGGTCTTTTATACCAAGCTGGATACGTTCGGATCTTTTGGCAAAGGCTGGATTCGTCGCGTGGCGCAAAACCTGATTCATGCGTCTGCAGATAACACCGATTAA